The following coding sequences lie in one Spinacia oleracea cultivar Varoflay chromosome 1, BTI_SOV_V1, whole genome shotgun sequence genomic window:
- the LOC110780475 gene encoding uncharacterized protein, translating to MRGLGARIKRSALRKLINAHEPIFIAIQETKLESFSDKIIQSFWKNKDIDWIASPSVGLSGGLISLWSKTFFTMSANTSTRNWIAIHGTLLTGNHKCSIINIYNPCSIEGRAEVWCDLAEYLKNQASPYILIGDFNEVLTLTDRGSLTASQTGMAEFQSFIHELQVIEIQSNNRYTWFRGNSKSKLDRVFVSPE from the coding sequence ATGAGAGGCCTGGGTGCTAGAATCAAAAGAAGTGCCCTCAGGAAGCTTATCAATGCCCATGAACCCATCTTCATCGccattcaagaaacaaaactcgaGTCTTTCTCGGATAAAATTATCCAATCCTTTTGGAAGAACAAAGATATTGATTGGATCGCTAGCCCATCAGTGGGCCTTTCTGGTGGCCTTATCTCCCTCTGGTCCAAAACTTTCTTCACAATGTCTGCCAACACAAGCACCAGAAACTGGATTGCAATTCATGGTACGCTCCTCACAGGGAATCACAAATGCTCCATTATCAACATTTATAACCCTTGTTCGATAGAAGGAAGGGCAGAAGTCTGGTGTGACTTGGCCGAATACTTGAAGAATCAAGCCTCACCTTATATTCTCATAGGGGATTTTAATGAAGTCCTCACTCTCACTGACCGCGGAAGCCTTACTGCATCTCAAACTGGAATGGCAGAGTTCCAATCTTTCATTCATGAATTACAGGTGATCGAGATTCAATCAAACAACAGATACACTTGGTTCCGGGGAAACTCCAAAAGCAA
- the LOC110784445 gene encoding MLP-like protein 28 translates to MAQLRKLEGQVEVNCSAEKLFKMNMAKQPNIPNICFNMCRVEAHQGDWERVGSTRRWDYNIDGKSQYLIERIEINDEKNKIIHRRAIDGDIMKNQYKTFASTLCVIPKGNSCCVVKISLEYEKMNEDAPEPHQLLQFGLVIFKDLASHLSNVN, encoded by the exons ATGGCACAATTAAGAAAATTGGAGGGACAAGTAGAGGTGAATTGCTCAGCAGAAAAGTTATTTAAGATGAACATGGCTAAACAACCCAACATTCCCAACATATGTTTTAACATGTGTAGGGTTGAAGCTCATCAAGGCGATTGGGAAAGGGTTGGTAGCACCAGAAGATGGGACTATAACATTg ATGGAAAGTCACAATATCTGATAGAGAGGATTGAAATAAATGATGAGAAGAACAAGATTATACATCGTAGAGCGATCGATGGAGATATaatgaaaaatcaatacaaaacaTTTGCAAGCACATTGTGTGTAATCCCAAAGGGAAATTCATGTTGTGTGGTGAAAATTAGTCTAGAGTATGAGAAGATGAATGAAGATGCACCAGAACCTCATCAATTGCTGCAATTTGGACTTGTTATATTCAAGGATCTCGCTTCTCACCTATCGAATGTTAATTGA
- the LOC110784485 gene encoding uncharacterized protein isoform X1: MSSSSIIKSPLHSLSFSPLLHSKNSIFNKHNLPLNQPMSLAKRGFSVSNASPNGSNVSSSIQGSESFFRNVLQNMETVYLNRNPTAKRVLDLVHSAGNDRICYDHFAFRTFGVNNHGIDSMAAMFLDFGYIQKDELRFPAKKLKAYWFSPPAVSFEEGSGVNGPLPRVFISELLVDQMTSEAQEIIRKYTGMSGNGSKYAALASAQGALTWEKPLHSEFQQLARESEYAAWTLVNGYALNHVTISTHQLNSHLKNINRLNQFIEDNGFKLNSDGGILKVSPDGFLLQSSTVADSVPFEFSDGMTKSVPCSYIEFAERLVLPQYKDLPDEEVKEFHRREGFEVGNADKIFESTSMEQLTRRAT; the protein is encoded by the exons ATGTCGTCTTCATCCATCATCAAATCCCCCCttcattctctctccttctcccCTCTTCTTCATTCCAAAAACTCCATTTTTAACAAACATAATCTTCCTTTAAATCAACCCATGTCGTTGGCTAAACGAGGTTTCTCCGTAAGTAACGcctcaccaaatgggtcgaacGTTTCTTCTTCTATTCAG GGATCAGAATCATTTTTCAGAAATGTGTTGCAAAATATGGAGACTGTCTACTTGAATAGGAACCCGACTGCGAAACGGGTCTTGGATCTTGTTCATTCAGCTGGAAATGATAGAATTTGTTATGATCATTTCGCCTTTCGGACTTTTGGG GTAAATAATCACGGCATTGATTCAATGGCCGCAATGTTTCTTGATTTTGGATACATCCAGAAGGATGAGCTGAGGTTCCCTGCAAAGAAATTGAAAGCGTATTGGTTCTCGCCTCCTGCTGTGTCCTTTGAAGAAGGCAGTGGGGTTAATGGACCTTTACCCAGAGTGTTTATTTCCGAGCTTCTTGTAGACCAGATGACTTCAGAAGCTCAG GAAATAATCAGAAAGTACACTGGAATGTCAGGAAATGGGAGCAAATATGCAGCTCTTGCTAGTGCACAGGGGGCATTGACATGGGAGAAACCCTTGCATTCtgaatttcaacaattagctAG AGAAAGTGAATATGCTGCATGGACACTAGTTAATGGATATGCCTTGAATCATGTCACTATTTCTACCCACCAACTGAACTCTCACTTGAAAAACATCAACCGACTGAATCAGTTCATTGAGGACAATGGATTCAAGCTGAATTCAGATGGAGGGATTTTAAAAG TTAGTCCCGATGGTTTCCTGCTGCAAAGTTCGACTGTAGCAGATTCAGTACCATTCGAATTCTCTGATGGTATGACAAAATCTGTTCCATGTTCATACATAGAGTTTGCTGAAAGGCTCGTGCTTCCTCAGTACAAAGATTTACCTGATGAAGAG GTAAAGGAGTTCCATCGACGTGAGGGGTTTGAAGTAGGGAATGCTGATAAGATATTCGAGAGCACATCCATGGAACAACTAACGCGTAGAGCTACTTAA
- the LOC110784485 gene encoding uncharacterized protein isoform X2, with product MKNQILKGSESFFRNVLQNMETVYLNRNPTAKRVLDLVHSAGNDRICYDHFAFRTFGVNNHGIDSMAAMFLDFGYIQKDELRFPAKKLKAYWFSPPAVSFEEGSGVNGPLPRVFISELLVDQMTSEAQEIIRKYTGMSGNGSKYAALASAQGALTWEKPLHSEFQQLARESEYAAWTLVNGYALNHVTISTHQLNSHLKNINRLNQFIEDNGFKLNSDGGILKVSPDGFLLQSSTVADSVPFEFSDGMTKSVPCSYIEFAERLVLPQYKDLPDEEVKEFHRREGFEVGNADKIFESTSMEQLTRRAT from the exons ATGAAGAATCAGATACTGAAG GGATCAGAATCATTTTTCAGAAATGTGTTGCAAAATATGGAGACTGTCTACTTGAATAGGAACCCGACTGCGAAACGGGTCTTGGATCTTGTTCATTCAGCTGGAAATGATAGAATTTGTTATGATCATTTCGCCTTTCGGACTTTTGGG GTAAATAATCACGGCATTGATTCAATGGCCGCAATGTTTCTTGATTTTGGATACATCCAGAAGGATGAGCTGAGGTTCCCTGCAAAGAAATTGAAAGCGTATTGGTTCTCGCCTCCTGCTGTGTCCTTTGAAGAAGGCAGTGGGGTTAATGGACCTTTACCCAGAGTGTTTATTTCCGAGCTTCTTGTAGACCAGATGACTTCAGAAGCTCAG GAAATAATCAGAAAGTACACTGGAATGTCAGGAAATGGGAGCAAATATGCAGCTCTTGCTAGTGCACAGGGGGCATTGACATGGGAGAAACCCTTGCATTCtgaatttcaacaattagctAG AGAAAGTGAATATGCTGCATGGACACTAGTTAATGGATATGCCTTGAATCATGTCACTATTTCTACCCACCAACTGAACTCTCACTTGAAAAACATCAACCGACTGAATCAGTTCATTGAGGACAATGGATTCAAGCTGAATTCAGATGGAGGGATTTTAAAAG TTAGTCCCGATGGTTTCCTGCTGCAAAGTTCGACTGTAGCAGATTCAGTACCATTCGAATTCTCTGATGGTATGACAAAATCTGTTCCATGTTCATACATAGAGTTTGCTGAAAGGCTCGTGCTTCCTCAGTACAAAGATTTACCTGATGAAGAG GTAAAGGAGTTCCATCGACGTGAGGGGTTTGAAGTAGGGAATGCTGATAAGATATTCGAGAGCACATCCATGGAACAACTAACGCGTAGAGCTACTTAA
- the LOC110784486 gene encoding serine/threonine-protein kinase PBL34 — protein MGFGSDVAKVETWDVEKSKGGKKKKDEDDSGEDTGCWIKLRFIGSCITSRSKVDSSVSGTSTNYDESKSPTDASRDQPVAAVVPSTTTSNAESSTSTSKLEEELKLSSRLRKFTFNDLKFATRNFRPDSLLGEGGFGCVFKGWIEENGTAPVKPGTGLTVAVKTLNHDGLQGHKEWLAEVNYLGDLIHQNLVKLIGYCIEDDQRLLVYEFMPRGSLENHLFRRSLPLPWSIRMKIALGAAKGLAFLHEEAEKPVIYRDFKTSNILLDAEYNAKLSDFGLAKDGPEEGKTHVSTRVMGTYGYAAPEYVMTGHLTSRSDVYSFGVVLLEMITGRRSMDKNRPNGEHNLVEWARPHLGDRRRFYRLIDPRLEGHFSIKGAQKAVQLAAHCLSRDPKARPLMSEVVEALKPLPSLKDMASSSYYFQTMQADRVRASPNARNGQPIGPHQRNGQQQPGLRSLSIPHGSHASPYHHQNHPSPKPTGKS, from the exons ATGGGATTTGGTAGTGATGTAGCTAAAGTAGAGACTTGGGATGTTGAAAAATCGAAAGGgggaaaaaagaagaaagatgAAGATGATTCTGGTGAAGATACTGGATGTTGGATTAAGCTAAGGTTCATTGGTAGCTGCATTACTTCAAGATCCAAAGTTGATTCTTCTGTCAGTGGAACAAGTACTAACTATG ATGAAAGCAAATCACCAACTGATGCAAGCAGAGATCAACCGGTTGCTGCAGTTGTCCCATCAACTACAACAAGTAATGCTGAAAGCAGCACCTCAACATCCAAACTAGAAGAAGAACTCAAATTGTCCTCTCGGCTTCGTAAATTCACATTTAATGACTTGAAGTTTGCAACTAGAAACTTCAGACCTGATAGTCTACTTGGTGAAGGGGGTTTCGGGTGTGTGTTTAAGGGTTGGATTGAAGAAAACGGTACCGCTCCAGTGAAACCTGGTACAGGTCTTACTGTTGCAGTAAAGACACTCAATCATGATGGACTTCAGGGTCACAAAGAATGGCTG GCTGAGGTGAATTATTTGGGCGATCTTATTCATCAAAATTTGGTCAAACTTATCGGCTACTGTATTGAAGACGATCAAAGGCTTCTAGTTTATGAATTTATGCCCAGAGGAAGCTTGGAGAATCATCTGTTTAGAA GATCTTTACCTCTCCCATGGTCCATTAGGATGAAAATTGCTCTTGGTGCAGCCAAGGGTCTTGCTTTTCTCCATGAAGAAGCTGAAAAGCCCGTGATATATCGTGATTTCAAGACCTCAAATATCTTATTAGATGCG GAATACAATGCAAAGCTGTCAGATTTTGGACTCGCCAAAGATGGTCCCGAGGAAGGTAAAACTCATGTATCTACCCGCGTGATGGGAACATATGGTTATGCAGCCCCGGAGTATGTGATGACAG GCCATCTGACTTCAAGAAGCGATGTTTACAGCTTTGGAGTAGTTCTGCTGGAAATGATCACGGGTAGGAGATCCATGGATAAAAACCGACCGAATGGGGAACATAACCTTGTTGAATGGGCAAGACCACATCTTGGAGACCGAAGAAGGTTTTATCGTCTGATAGACCCTCGGTTAGAAGGTCACTTCTCCATTAAAGGAGCTCAGAAGGCTGTGCAGTTGGCTGCTCATTGCCTTAGCCGGGATCCAAAAGCCCGCCCTTTAATGAGTGAAGTTGTAGAAGCCCTGAAGCCTTTACCTAGCCTGAAAGACATGGCTAGTTCGTCCTACTATTTCCAAACCATGCAAGCAGACCGGGTTAGGGCCAGCCCAAATGCTCGAAATGGTCAACCCATTGGCCCTCACCAAAGGAATGGGCAGCAGCAACCAGGCCTAAGGAGCCTCTCCATCCCACATGGTTCGCATGCTTCACCGTACCATCATCAGAATCATCCATCACCCAAACCAACTGGGAAATCTTAG